One segment of Saprospiraceae bacterium DNA contains the following:
- a CDS encoding gliding motility-associated C-terminal domain-containing protein has protein sequence MAKTALLLPLVLAITANLYAQLPAPCGGSSETANSCQNACIYCNFDGLTGSTAFGDSDGGNDVDFCGTLENAQWIGFIAGSTSATFTANPFFCNDGNGVQIALYADCTSAPLKCNIGKENGGNTPVSVSVDNLNPGSNYYLLIDGYAGDLCNFTISVTPNDAVYEPPLGMVGPISGPTEACPGAVFPYFVAAVQGAGAYIWDGPPGTLVNGEPVPAVVLGPAGSLVDITIGDQSGPICVQAANSCKRNPPCASSLNITVLPDSYRPTLTMEKPQALNCTNEPAELVVQVTPPANYAYRWVADSVGHIVSGADRLRVKVDSVGLYTLTATNTVNGCASTDSLEVVEPLIPDAATLDVRPITCYGERNGILQVSGVANGVGPYLYSIDNKPFNQDPQIRFLDPGDHTLTIQGANGCEFDTVFTMPEPAELLVVLDPDTAIHLGQTIDLWRETVVNYPERANEVLISPAELTEFLCEDCPYAPTYSFRYRVTVIDSNGCQATDDRTVTVTKERYVYIPNIFTPDNSSDGGNDIFTVFGGEDVEMVKLLRVYNRWGKAIFENRNFAPNDVLAGWNGRVSGDGINPAVFIYEAEVLFKDGETERFLGDVTVVR, from the coding sequence ATGGCAAAAACAGCACTACTCCTGCCTTTGGTGCTGGCCATCACAGCCAACCTGTATGCCCAGCTGCCTGCTCCTTGTGGAGGTTCTTCCGAAACCGCCAACTCCTGTCAAAACGCCTGTATCTACTGCAACTTCGATGGGCTTACCGGCTCCACCGCCTTTGGCGACTCGGACGGTGGCAACGACGTTGATTTTTGCGGCACGCTCGAAAATGCCCAGTGGATAGGGTTCATCGCAGGCTCCACTTCTGCCACCTTCACCGCCAACCCTTTCTTTTGCAACGACGGCAACGGCGTACAAATCGCCTTGTATGCCGATTGCACCTCCGCACCGCTCAAATGCAACATTGGCAAGGAGAACGGCGGAAACACCCCCGTCTCAGTGTCGGTGGACAACCTCAACCCCGGCTCCAACTATTATCTCCTCATTGACGGCTATGCGGGCGACCTGTGCAATTTCACTATTTCAGTGACTCCCAACGATGCCGTTTACGAGCCGCCATTGGGCATGGTCGGCCCCATCTCCGGCCCCACGGAGGCGTGCCCCGGCGCGGTGTTCCCCTACTTCGTCGCAGCCGTGCAAGGCGCAGGCGCCTACATTTGGGATGGACCACCCGGCACACTCGTGAACGGAGAGCCGGTACCTGCCGTCGTGTTGGGGCCTGCAGGCAGCCTCGTGGACATCACCATCGGCGACCAAAGCGGCCCGATATGCGTCCAAGCCGCCAACTCATGCAAGCGAAACCCTCCCTGCGCCAGCTCGCTCAACATCACGGTGCTACCCGATTCGTACCGCCCAACCTTGACAATGGAAAAGCCTCAGGCGCTCAATTGCACCAATGAACCTGCCGAACTCGTGGTGCAAGTCACCCCCCCCGCCAACTATGCCTACCGATGGGTGGCAGACTCTGTGGGGCACATCGTGTCCGGTGCCGACCGCCTGCGAGTCAAAGTGGATAGCGTGGGGCTTTACACCTTGACTGCGACCAATACCGTCAACGGATGCGCCTCCACCGACAGTTTGGAAGTAGTGGAACCGCTCATCCCCGATGCCGCCACGCTTGATGTGCGGCCCATCACCTGCTATGGCGAGCGCAATGGCATCCTCCAAGTGTCCGGCGTGGCAAACGGCGTGGGCCCATATTTATATTCGATTGACAACAAACCCTTTAACCAAGACCCTCAAATTCGATTCTTGGACCCCGGCGACCACACGCTCACCATTCAAGGCGCCAACGGTTGCGAATTCGACACGGTGTTCACCATGCCCGAACCCGCCGAACTGCTTGTCGTGCTCGACCCCGACACAGCCATCCATCTGGGGCAAACCATTGACCTATGGCGCGAAACGGTGGTGAACTACCCCGAACGAGCCAATGAAGTCCTCATTTCGCCCGCCGAACTGACCGAATTTCTGTGCGAAGATTGCCCTTACGCACCCACATACAGCTTCCGCTACCGAGTGACGGTCATAGATTCCAATGGCTGCCAAGCCACCGACGACCGCACTGTGACCGTGACGAAGGAACGATACGTGTACATCCCCAACATCTTCACGCCTGACAACAGCTCGGATGGAGGCAACGACATCTTCACCGTTTTCGGCGGGGAGGATGTGGAAATGGTCAAGCTGCTGCGTGTGTACAACCGTTGGGGAAAGGCCATTTTTGAGAATCGAAATTTTGCGCCCAACGACGTGTTGGCAGGCTGGAACGGTCGGGTGTCGGGCGATGGCATCAACCCAGCCGTGTTCATCTACGAGGCCGAAGTCTTGTTCAAGGATGGCGAGACCGAGCGATTCTTGGGCGATGTGACAGTGGTGCGATGA